A window from Bordetella petrii encodes these proteins:
- a CDS encoding O-methyltransferase has product MHRETARWTAVDNYFEEALHLNDPALQHALARAREAGLPPHEVAPNQGRLLQIFAQMARAQRILEIGTLGGYSTIWLARALPPGGRLLSLERDPACARVARRNLAAAGLDACAEVIEGDAHHTLRQLAAEGAPPFDLIFLDADKADNPQYLAAALALARDGTAIVGDNIIRGGRIADPAAAGQPDVRGARDFLQAMGRDLRLTATAIQTVGSKGWDGFSLAVVSR; this is encoded by the coding sequence ATGCACAGGGAAACAGCCCGATGGACCGCCGTAGACAACTACTTTGAAGAGGCCCTGCACCTGAACGATCCGGCCCTGCAACACGCCCTGGCGCGCGCGCGCGAAGCCGGCCTGCCGCCCCACGAAGTGGCCCCCAACCAGGGCCGGCTGCTGCAAATTTTTGCACAAATGGCGCGGGCCCAGCGCATTCTGGAAATCGGCACGCTGGGCGGCTACAGCACCATCTGGCTGGCGCGGGCCCTGCCGCCCGGCGGGCGCCTGCTGTCGCTGGAACGCGACCCGGCCTGCGCCCGGGTGGCCCGCCGGAACCTGGCGGCGGCCGGCCTGGACGCCTGCGCCGAGGTCATCGAAGGCGATGCGCACCATACGCTGCGGCAACTGGCGGCCGAAGGCGCACCGCCCTTTGACCTGATCTTCCTGGACGCCGACAAGGCCGACAATCCGCAATACCTGGCCGCGGCGCTGGCGCTGGCGCGCGACGGCACCGCGATCGTGGGCGACAACATCATTCGCGGCGGGCGCATTGCCGATCCGGCCGCGGCCGGCCAGCCCGACGTGCGCGGCGCGCGGGATTTCCTGCAAGCCATGGGCCGCGACCTGCGCCTGACCGCCACCGCGATCCAGACCGTGGGCAGCAAGGGCTGGGACGGCTTCTCGCTGGCGGTCGTGTCGCGTTGA
- a CDS encoding Ku protein, whose product MATRTIWKGAISFGLVHIPVGLHTATTDSGVDFDWLDKRTMDPVGYKRINKRTGKEIDRDNIVKGVEYADGEYVIISPDEIADAYPRTTQTIEIQRFVEAAEVSFVYLERPYYIEPINRGHRVYALLRDTLAKAGKIGIAKVVIQTKQHLAALIPSGDALVLNLMRWGEEVKSMKGLDLPSSKARNMAPSATELKMAKMLVEDMSGPWDPDDFQDEFRQTIMDLVEKKARAGKTKTVIEPQEEAPAYGDNVIDLTELLQRSLKGGKKGGQGARKAGAKSAGRAAPRKRAARKTAGKAAKASGNARKAA is encoded by the coding sequence ATGGCGACTCGAACAATCTGGAAAGGGGCGATCTCGTTCGGCCTGGTTCATATTCCGGTCGGCCTGCATACGGCCACCACGGACTCGGGCGTGGATTTCGACTGGCTGGACAAGCGGACCATGGATCCGGTGGGCTACAAGCGCATCAACAAGCGCACCGGCAAGGAAATCGACCGCGACAACATCGTCAAGGGCGTGGAGTACGCGGATGGCGAGTACGTGATTATTTCCCCGGACGAAATTGCCGATGCCTATCCCCGCACGACCCAGACCATCGAGATCCAGCGCTTCGTGGAGGCCGCCGAGGTGTCGTTCGTATATCTGGAACGGCCGTACTACATCGAGCCCATCAACCGGGGCCACAGGGTGTATGCGCTGCTGCGCGACACGCTGGCCAAGGCCGGCAAGATAGGCATCGCCAAGGTCGTCATCCAGACCAAGCAGCACCTGGCGGCGCTGATTCCCTCGGGCGATGCGCTGGTGCTGAACCTGATGCGCTGGGGCGAAGAGGTCAAGTCGATGAAGGGCCTGGACCTGCCTTCATCGAAGGCCAGGAACATGGCGCCCAGCGCCACCGAACTGAAAATGGCGAAGATGCTGGTGGAAGACATGTCGGGTCCGTGGGACCCCGATGATTTCCAGGATGAGTTCCGGCAAACCATCATGGACCTGGTGGAAAAGAAGGCGCGCGCCGGCAAGACCAAGACGGTGATCGAGCCGCAGGAAGAGGCCCCCGCCTATGGCGACAATGTCATCGACCTGACCGAGCTGCTGCAGCGCAGCCTGAAGGGCGGCAAGAAGGGCGGCCAGGGCGCCCGCAAGGCGGGCGCCAAATCTGCCGGGCGCGCCGCGCCGCGCAAGCGGGCCGCCCGGAAAACCGCGGGCAAGGCGGCCAAGGCGAGCGGTAATGCACGCAAGGCGGCATGA
- a CDS encoding type II toxin-antitoxin system RelE/ParE family toxin, with translation MIKHFRHKVLELFFRTGSTAKIQAAHAARLKRQLLALHHAAVPKDMAIPGWRLHPLGYDLDGHWSVWVSGNWRLTFAFEGHDALQVDYQDYH, from the coding sequence ATGATCAAACACTTTCGACATAAAGTGCTTGAATTGTTTTTTCGCACGGGCTCGACCGCGAAAATACAGGCCGCCCATGCCGCCAGGCTCAAACGTCAATTGCTGGCTCTTCATCACGCTGCTGTGCCGAAAGATATGGCAATACCCGGATGGCGCCTGCATCCGTTGGGATATGACTTGGACGGACATTGGTCAGTGTGGGTCAGCGGTAATTGGCGCCTGACATTTGCCTTCGAGGGGCACGACGCGCTGCAGGTTGATTACCAGGATTACCATTAG
- a CDS encoding LysR substrate-binding domain-containing protein, translating to MRSLPPLSALKTFEAIARTGSVTAAAQELHRTHGAVSRQLRLLQEHAGTPLFDKQGTGLRLNEHGAALHALTRPLFDQLEAGYAGIVQRARHPGLHVACSASFAMRCLVPRLGDFYRQRPDIRIRLSMTSARELRGEGADLLIAWDLATYPQADRAAAIPLAPVAFGPVHAPRYRARGAARVRIAHDFTTSAWTQWQALSGIDLKLGRELAFPHTHLCVEAAVSGLGVALAEQRLVRKELDDGTLVAPHGFTRFPGGLMALPGARGADGPQAQAFIAWLRQALGGG from the coding sequence ATGCGATCCCTGCCGCCGCTGTCCGCCCTGAAGACCTTCGAAGCAATTGCGCGCACGGGTTCCGTGACGGCGGCGGCCCAGGAGCTGCATCGCACGCACGGCGCCGTCAGCCGGCAGCTGCGCCTGCTGCAGGAGCACGCCGGCACGCCGCTGTTCGACAAGCAGGGCACCGGCCTGCGCCTGAACGAACACGGCGCCGCGCTGCACGCCCTGACGCGGCCGCTGTTCGACCAGCTCGAGGCCGGCTATGCCGGCATAGTGCAGCGGGCCCGCCATCCCGGCCTGCATGTGGCGTGCAGCGCAAGCTTTGCGATGCGCTGCCTGGTGCCGCGCCTGGGCGACTTCTATCGCCAGCGGCCCGACATCCGCATCCGCCTGTCCATGACTTCGGCGCGCGAGCTGCGCGGCGAAGGCGCCGACCTGCTCATCGCCTGGGACCTGGCCACTTACCCGCAGGCCGACCGGGCCGCCGCGATACCGCTGGCGCCGGTGGCGTTCGGCCCCGTGCACGCGCCGCGCTACCGCGCCAGGGGCGCGGCCCGCGTGCGGATCGCGCATGATTTCACCACCAGCGCATGGACCCAGTGGCAGGCCTTGTCGGGCATCGACCTGAAGCTGGGCCGCGAACTGGCCTTTCCGCACACCCATCTGTGTGTCGAGGCCGCGGTGTCGGGCCTGGGCGTGGCGCTGGCCGAGCAGCGGCTGGTGCGCAAAGAGCTGGACGACGGCACACTGGTCGCGCCGCACGGATTCACCCGCTTTCCGGGCGGGCTGATGGCGCTGCCCGGTGCAAGAGGGGCCGATGGCCCGCAGGCGCAGGCGTTCATTGCCTGGCTGCGGCAGGCGCTGGGCGGCGGGTAG
- a CDS encoding HigA family addiction module antitoxin — protein sequence MLMHDPPHPGSILRDDILPELGLSLTDAAAQLGVSRVQLSRFVHGHAGVSPELAIRLAQWVPAPTAIMWLQMQAEYDLWRARHSGRDLKVRAARRVAQPVR from the coding sequence ATGCTTATGCATGATCCGCCTCATCCCGGCAGCATCCTGCGGGACGACATCCTGCCCGAGTTGGGCCTCAGCCTTACCGACGCGGCTGCGCAGTTGGGCGTGTCGCGTGTGCAGCTGTCGCGTTTTGTGCATGGGCATGCCGGCGTGTCGCCAGAGTTGGCGATACGCCTTGCCCAATGGGTGCCCGCCCCCACGGCCATCATGTGGTTGCAGATGCAGGCCGAGTACGACTTATGGCGGGCGAGACATTCAGGTCGCGACCTGAAAGTACGGGCTGCGCGGCGGGTCGCGCAACCCGTACGCTAG
- a CDS encoding YbdK family carboxylate-amine ligase encodes MEQIPFISSAPNTLGIELELQLINQRSFDLAAAADELLAQMANHPIADRVKPEITRSMIELNSSVHEHPMGLLAEMREMRDALCDAADAVGVSVAGGGAHPFMRWQERAISDSPRFQYLAEMYGYLARQFTVFGQHIHLGVPSGDAAVRMVRGLSPYVPHFIALSASSPYYEGVDTLFSCCRLNAVSSFPLAGHLPADVTDWYRFEAHMAQLRTSGLAESIKDLYWDIRPKPEFGTVEIRVCDTPLTVERACQLAAFAQALAVLVSREPEPAPAAWLAYRSNHFQACRFGLQGSYVTPDGQRLRLIDHLRGLFQRLMPIADELGTGDMLAALRDESIRNGNDARWLRSQFHRLRDLPLVVESMTRTWRGERETGPAADVPRRRIRATSEPVHGVQALATPEAGVTPGWRPDRLH; translated from the coding sequence ATGGAACAGATCCCGTTCATTTCGTCCGCCCCCAACACACTCGGCATCGAGCTCGAGTTGCAACTCATCAATCAGCGCAGCTTCGACCTGGCCGCCGCTGCCGACGAACTGCTGGCCCAGATGGCCAACCACCCCATTGCAGACCGGGTCAAGCCCGAAATCACCCGGTCCATGATCGAACTGAATTCCTCGGTGCACGAGCACCCCATGGGCCTGCTGGCCGAAATGCGCGAAATGCGCGATGCCCTGTGCGACGCGGCCGATGCCGTCGGCGTATCCGTGGCCGGTGGCGGCGCGCACCCCTTCATGCGCTGGCAGGAACGCGCCATTTCCGATTCGCCCCGGTTCCAGTACCTGGCCGAGATGTACGGCTACCTGGCCCGCCAGTTCACGGTGTTCGGCCAGCACATCCACCTGGGCGTGCCCTCGGGCGACGCGGCGGTGCGCATGGTGCGCGGGCTGTCGCCCTATGTGCCGCATTTCATCGCCCTGTCGGCCTCGTCGCCCTACTACGAGGGCGTGGACACCCTGTTTTCGTGCTGCCGCCTGAATGCGGTCAGCAGCTTTCCGCTGGCCGGCCACCTGCCGGCCGACGTTACCGACTGGTACCGGTTCGAGGCCCACATGGCGCAGCTGCGCACCAGCGGCCTGGCCGAAAGCATCAAAGACCTGTACTGGGACATCCGGCCCAAGCCCGAGTTCGGCACGGTCGAGATCCGCGTGTGCGATACGCCCCTGACGGTCGAACGGGCCTGCCAGCTGGCCGCCTTCGCGCAGGCGCTGGCGGTGCTGGTCTCGCGCGAGCCCGAACCCGCGCCGGCCGCCTGGCTGGCGTACCGCAGCAATCATTTCCAGGCGTGCCGCTTCGGCCTGCAGGGCAGCTACGTTACGCCCGACGGCCAGCGCCTGCGCCTGATCGATCATCTGCGCGGCCTGTTCCAGCGCCTGATGCCGATTGCCGACGAGCTGGGCACCGGCGATATGCTGGCGGCGCTGCGCGATGAGTCCATCCGCAACGGCAACGATGCCCGCTGGCTGCGCAGCCAGTTCCACCGGCTGCGCGACCTGCCGCTGGTGGTCGAATCGATGACGCGCACCTGGCGCGGCGAACGCGAAACCGGCCCGGCGGCCGACGTGCCGCGGCGCCGGATCCGCGCCACGTCCGAGCCGGTGCACGGGGTGCAGGCCCTGGCCACGCCCGAAGCGGGCGTCACGCCCGGCTGGCGCCCCGACCGCCTGCACTGA
- the ligD gene encoding DNA ligase D: protein MADTLKRYREKRDFKRTPEPAAGGRRNEQARAFVVQKHWASRLHYDFRLELDGAMKSWAVPKGPSYDPSVKRMAVQVEDHPIAYNQFEGRIPKGQYGAGKVIIWDEGVWTPVGDPRQGYRDGHLKFDLRGAKLRGRWALIRMKGKENEKQPPWLLIKDRDDQARDEGEFSVVDEMPDSVVPLRKQGGRGPGRGAPQKQAAVSSAPPDTGEKVPGKPAELPTELKPQLATLVDGPPRGGDWLYEVKYDGYRILARLEDGQARLCTRNGHDWSARLPHLARAIGKLQVPSAWIDGEIVVLADNGAPSFQALQNAFDRDRPGAIVYYVFDMPYVAGRDVRAEPLHARRAWLRQLVDANSDALQDMVRFSETLDATPAQLVASACKMGLEGIIGKRRDASYVSRRSDTWVKLKCAQRQEFVIVGYTSPQGSRTGFGALLLAVHGSDGKLRYAGKVGTGFDTQGLQSLAEQLQGLATADSPLASTAKVPRGAHWVKPRLIAEVSFAEWTASGHVRQASFRGLRSDKPPRAIGRETPVPAREVEAGKPDARPRRQRAAAAESGKARAAGKTAQARGTVRASRLTHPERVIDASTGLTKLDLARYYGLVAPLLLQHLRGRPVSFLRAPAGIEGELFFQKHPDTGSMPGVRLLPRSLDPGHPALAEVATLQGIMSAAQMNVVEFHTWNAVKTAIGKPDRMLFDLDPGQGVKWPAVRQAAELVHVLLRELGLRAWLKTSGGKGLHVVVPLRRQYGWDVVKDFSQAIVQHLARTVPQLFVAKSGPRNRVGKIFADYLRNGFGATTVAAWSARARPGMGISVPLAWSELDQLDRSDQWTVANIHTRLDVGNAPWDDYKPQALGAAMKALGYRPQ, encoded by the coding sequence ATGGCCGATACCCTGAAGCGGTACCGCGAGAAACGCGATTTCAAGCGCACCCCCGAGCCCGCCGCCGGCGGCAGGCGCAACGAGCAGGCGCGGGCTTTTGTCGTACAGAAGCACTGGGCCAGCCGGCTGCACTACGACTTCCGGCTGGAACTGGACGGCGCCATGAAGAGCTGGGCGGTGCCCAAGGGGCCCAGCTACGATCCGTCGGTCAAGCGCATGGCGGTGCAGGTGGAAGACCACCCCATTGCCTACAACCAGTTCGAGGGCCGGATTCCCAAGGGCCAGTATGGCGCGGGCAAGGTGATCATCTGGGACGAAGGCGTCTGGACGCCGGTGGGCGATCCGCGCCAGGGCTACCGCGACGGGCATCTGAAGTTCGACTTGCGAGGCGCCAAGCTGCGGGGGCGCTGGGCCCTGATACGCATGAAAGGCAAAGAAAACGAAAAGCAGCCGCCCTGGCTGCTTATCAAGGACCGCGACGACCAGGCTCGCGACGAAGGCGAGTTTTCCGTGGTGGACGAAATGCCCGACAGCGTCGTGCCTTTGCGCAAGCAGGGCGGGCGGGGGCCCGGCCGGGGCGCCCCGCAAAAGCAGGCAGCGGTCTCGTCCGCCCCGCCGGATACCGGCGAAAAAGTGCCCGGCAAGCCGGCCGAGCTGCCCACGGAGCTCAAGCCGCAGCTCGCTACTCTGGTCGACGGTCCGCCGCGCGGCGGCGACTGGCTGTACGAGGTAAAGTACGACGGCTACCGCATTCTGGCGCGCCTGGAAGACGGGCAGGCGCGGTTGTGCACCCGCAATGGCCACGACTGGAGCGCGCGCCTGCCGCACCTGGCGCGGGCCATCGGCAAGCTGCAGGTGCCGTCGGCCTGGATCGACGGCGAGATCGTGGTGCTGGCCGACAATGGCGCGCCCAGCTTCCAGGCCTTGCAGAACGCCTTCGACCGCGACCGTCCGGGCGCCATCGTGTATTACGTGTTCGACATGCCGTATGTGGCCGGGCGGGACGTGCGGGCCGAGCCGCTGCATGCGCGGCGCGCCTGGCTGCGGCAGCTGGTCGACGCCAATTCGGACGCTCTGCAAGACATGGTGCGCTTCAGCGAAACCCTGGATGCCACGCCCGCGCAGCTGGTGGCGTCGGCCTGCAAGATGGGGTTGGAAGGCATTATCGGCAAGCGGCGCGATGCCTCGTACGTATCGCGCCGCAGCGATACCTGGGTCAAGCTGAAATGCGCCCAGCGCCAGGAATTCGTGATCGTGGGGTACACCTCGCCGCAAGGATCGCGCACGGGTTTCGGCGCGCTGCTGCTGGCGGTGCATGGCTCCGACGGCAAGCTGCGCTATGCGGGCAAGGTGGGCACCGGCTTCGATACGCAGGGGCTGCAGTCGTTGGCAGAGCAATTGCAGGGGCTGGCCACGGCCGACAGCCCGCTGGCCAGCACGGCCAAGGTGCCGCGCGGCGCGCATTGGGTCAAGCCGCGGCTGATCGCCGAAGTGTCGTTCGCCGAATGGACGGCGTCGGGGCATGTGCGCCAGGCGTCGTTCCGCGGGCTGCGCAGCGACAAGCCGCCGCGGGCCATCGGCCGCGAGACTCCGGTGCCGGCGCGCGAGGTCGAGGCGGGCAAGCCTGATGCGCGGCCGCGCCGGCAGCGCGCCGCCGCGGCCGAATCCGGCAAGGCGCGGGCCGCCGGCAAGACGGCCCAGGCCCGGGGAACGGTGCGCGCGTCGCGGCTGACCCATCCCGAGCGCGTCATCGATGCCAGCACCGGCCTGACCAAGCTGGACCTGGCGCGCTACTACGGCCTGGTGGCGCCTTTGCTGCTGCAGCACCTGCGCGGCCGGCCGGTTTCGTTCCTGCGGGCGCCGGCCGGCATCGAAGGCGAACTGTTTTTCCAGAAGCACCCCGATACCGGCAGCATGCCGGGCGTGCGGCTGCTGCCGCGCAGCCTGGACCCCGGCCATCCCGCGCTGGCCGAAGTGGCTACCCTGCAGGGCATCATGTCGGCCGCGCAGATGAATGTGGTGGAGTTCCACACCTGGAACGCCGTCAAGACCGCGATCGGCAAGCCCGACCGCATGCTGTTCGACCTGGACCCGGGCCAGGGGGTGAAGTGGCCCGCCGTGCGGCAGGCCGCGGAATTGGTGCACGTGCTGCTGCGCGAGCTCGGCCTGCGCGCCTGGCTGAAAACCAGCGGCGGCAAGGGCCTGCATGTGGTGGTGCCACTGCGCAGGCAATACGGCTGGGACGTGGTGAAGGATTTTTCGCAGGCCATCGTGCAGCACCTGGCCAGGACGGTGCCGCAGCTGTTCGTGGCCAAGAGCGGGCCGCGCAACCGCGTCGGCAAGATCTTTGCCGATTACCTGCGCAACGGCTTCGGCGCCACCACGGTGGCCGCCTGGTCGGCGCGCGCGCGGCCCGGCATGGGCATTTCGGTGCCGCTGGCCTGGAGCGAACTGGACCAGCTCGACCGCAGCGACCAGTGGACGGTGGCCAATATCCACACGCGGCTGGACGTGGGCAATGCGCCCTGGGACGACTACAAGCCGCAGGCGCTGGGCGCGGCCATGAAGGCGCTGGGCTATCGGCCGCAATAG
- a CDS encoding aldehyde dehydrogenase: MKRYQLYIDGKYVDPASGEWFESDNPCDGKPWASIPKGNAEDVDRAVQAAYRAGREGPWATYTPSQRGQLLHRLGDLIARDAEALARTEVRDNGKLYAEMAGQLKYVPQWFYYYGGLADKIEGTVPPIDKPGHFGYTRREPLGVVAAITPWNSPLLLTAWKIAPALAAGCTLVLKPSEFTSASTLEFVKLFEEAGFPPGVVNAVTGFGAEVGTPLVTHPQVRKITFTGSDATGRLINEQASRDFKHVSLELGGKSPNIVFDDANLDDAVNGAVSGIFAATGQTCIAGSRLLLQDSIYDTFVEKLLALARTARMGDPMQADTQVGPITTPPQYRKVLEYIDIARNEGARLLLGGDPVREGPWKDGRFIQPTIFGDVDNAMRIAQEEVFGPVLSIIRFKDEDEAVRLGNDVRFGLGAGVWTRDIGRALRMAERIQSGTVWVNTYRLVSYLMPFGGYKDSGLGRESGIDAMREYQQVKSVVINAGAPVGNPFVMR; the protein is encoded by the coding sequence CTACATCGACGGCAAATATGTCGACCCCGCTTCGGGCGAGTGGTTCGAATCCGACAATCCCTGCGACGGCAAGCCCTGGGCCAGCATCCCCAAGGGCAATGCCGAAGACGTCGACCGCGCCGTGCAGGCGGCCTACCGCGCCGGCCGCGAAGGCCCGTGGGCCACGTACACGCCCAGCCAGCGCGGGCAATTGCTGCACCGCCTGGGCGACCTGATCGCCCGCGACGCCGAGGCGCTGGCCCGCACCGAAGTGCGCGACAACGGCAAGCTGTACGCAGAAATGGCCGGCCAGCTGAAATATGTACCGCAATGGTTTTATTACTACGGCGGCCTGGCCGACAAGATCGAAGGCACTGTCCCGCCCATCGACAAACCCGGCCACTTCGGCTACACCCGCCGCGAACCGCTGGGCGTGGTGGCCGCCATCACGCCCTGGAATTCGCCGCTGCTGCTCACCGCCTGGAAAATCGCGCCGGCGCTGGCCGCGGGCTGCACGCTGGTGCTCAAGCCGTCGGAATTCACCTCGGCCTCCACCCTGGAATTCGTCAAGCTGTTCGAAGAAGCCGGCTTCCCGCCCGGCGTGGTCAATGCCGTTACCGGCTTTGGCGCCGAAGTGGGCACGCCGCTGGTCACGCACCCGCAAGTGCGCAAAATCACCTTCACCGGCTCTGACGCCACCGGCCGGCTCATCAACGAGCAGGCCTCGCGCGACTTCAAGCACGTCAGCCTCGAGCTGGGCGGCAAATCGCCCAACATCGTGTTCGACGACGCCAACCTCGACGACGCCGTCAACGGCGCGGTGTCCGGCATTTTCGCCGCCACCGGCCAGACCTGCATCGCCGGCTCGCGCCTGCTGCTGCAAGACAGCATCTACGACACCTTCGTCGAAAAGCTGCTGGCGCTGGCGCGCACCGCCAGGATGGGCGATCCGATGCAGGCCGACACCCAAGTGGGCCCCATCACCACGCCGCCGCAGTACCGCAAGGTGCTCGAATACATCGACATCGCCCGCAACGAAGGCGCGCGGCTGCTGCTGGGCGGCGACCCGGTGCGCGAAGGCCCCTGGAAAGACGGCCGCTTCATCCAGCCCACCATCTTCGGCGACGTCGACAACGCCATGCGCATCGCGCAAGAAGAAGTCTTCGGGCCGGTGCTGTCCATCATCCGCTTCAAGGATGAAGACGAGGCCGTCAGGCTGGGCAACGACGTGCGCTTCGGCCTGGGTGCGGGCGTCTGGACGCGCGACATCGGCCGCGCGCTGCGCATGGCCGAACGGATCCAGTCGGGCACGGTGTGGGTCAATACGTATCGCCTGGTCAGCTACCTGATGCCGTTCGGCGGCTACAAGGATTCGGGCCTGGGCCGGGAAAGCGGCATCGACGCCATGCGCGAATACCAGCAGGTGAAAAGCGTGGTCATCAACGCCGGCGCGCCGGTGGGCAATCCGTTCGTGATGCGCTAG
- a CDS encoding double zinc ribbon domain-containing protein, whose protein sequence is MPPIIAHSLLSFPLHAARRLLAGLPSDCPLCGETAAGGRLCPGCAGDIAHSMRGGSPRCARCALRLDAQARHHCPDCARAAPAFARAIAAFDYEPPYDSLIGRYKGERRYGLATALAQLLADAVARQAVPLHRDTVLVPIPSSQASLRRRGFNPAAELAASLAGQLRLPLRRGALRRLREGPRQAAGNRRARRQGAHGLFHCGQPWHGRPVGLVDDVMTTGSTVDAAARALLRAGAADVTVLVAARTPIRDREDGRQDSLGLYRV, encoded by the coding sequence ATGCCACCCATTATTGCCCATTCGCTGCTTTCGTTCCCGCTGCATGCCGCCCGGCGCCTGCTGGCCGGCTTGCCCTCGGACTGCCCGCTGTGCGGCGAAACCGCCGCGGGCGGGCGGCTGTGCCCGGGCTGCGCCGGCGATATCGCGCACAGCATGCGCGGCGGCAGCCCGCGTTGCGCGCGCTGCGCTCTGCGCTTGGATGCGCAGGCCCGCCATCACTGCCCCGACTGCGCGCGGGCCGCGCCGGCGTTCGCGCGCGCCATCGCGGCCTTCGATTACGAGCCGCCCTACGACAGCCTGATCGGCCGCTACAAAGGCGAGCGGCGCTACGGGCTGGCCACGGCGCTGGCGCAATTGCTGGCCGACGCAGTGGCGCGCCAGGCCGTGCCCCTGCACCGGGACACGGTGCTGGTGCCCATTCCGTCCAGCCAGGCGTCGTTGCGGCGGCGCGGCTTCAATCCCGCCGCCGAACTGGCCGCCAGCCTGGCCGGGCAGCTGCGCCTGCCGCTGCGGCGCGGCGCCCTGCGCCGCCTGCGCGAAGGGCCCCGGCAGGCGGCCGGCAATCGCCGCGCCCGGCGCCAGGGCGCGCACGGCCTGTTCCACTGCGGCCAGCCATGGCACGGGCGTCCGGTGGGGCTGGTCGATGACGTGATGACCACCGGCAGCACCGTCGACGCCGCCGCCCGTGCCCTGCTGCGGGCAGGCGCCGCCGATGTCACCGTACTGGTGGCCGCCCGCACGCCGATTCGGGATAGGGAAGACGGCCGGCAGGACAGCTTAGGTTTGTATCGTGTATAG
- a CDS encoding methyltransferase domain-containing protein, with protein sequence MSQSSPESPPTLPLVPAHVIRQFARRGDLSDAQFLYGEIARRMLGRLQYIRLQPAALLDAGCGAGDNLPLLRERYPDAAYLGLDASEALLAHARQRHAGGGVAHWLGKLVGRQGHGPRFVRADLADTGLAAESLDLVWSNLALHWHPAPHAVLAEWRRVLKVGGLAMFSCLGPGTLRELRQALDDAGLRTATPSFVDMHDFGDLLVESGFTDPVMDQETLTLTYRSPQRLLEDVRALGGNPARDRRRGLAGRGWRDRLCAALEAQRNAEGVIPLTIEAAYGHAWRAAARHSAPGETRLSVSAIGGRRAGG encoded by the coding sequence ATGTCACAGTCTTCGCCCGAATCCCCGCCCACCCTGCCCCTGGTGCCCGCCCACGTCATCCGGCAATTCGCGCGCCGCGGCGACTTGTCCGATGCGCAATTCCTGTATGGCGAGATCGCCCGCCGCATGCTGGGCCGGCTGCAATACATCCGCCTGCAACCGGCCGCCCTGCTGGATGCCGGCTGCGGCGCCGGCGACAATCTGCCGCTGCTGCGCGAACGCTATCCCGACGCCGCCTACCTGGGCCTGGACGCCAGCGAGGCGCTGCTGGCGCACGCCCGCCAGCGCCATGCCGGCGGCGGGGTAGCCCACTGGCTGGGCAAGCTGGTGGGCCGGCAGGGCCACGGCCCGCGCTTCGTGCGCGCCGACCTGGCCGACACCGGCCTGGCCGCCGAATCCCTGGACCTGGTGTGGTCCAACCTGGCGCTGCACTGGCATCCCGCGCCGCACGCGGTGCTGGCTGAATGGCGGCGCGTACTCAAGGTGGGCGGGCTGGCGATGTTTTCCTGTCTGGGGCCGGGCACGCTGCGCGAATTGCGCCAGGCGCTGGACGACGCCGGCCTGCGCACCGCCACGCCCTCGTTCGTGGACATGCACGACTTCGGCGACCTGCTGGTGGAAAGCGGCTTCACCGACCCCGTAATGGACCAGGAAACCCTGACGCTGACCTACCGCAGCCCGCAACGCCTGCTGGAAGACGTACGCGCGCTGGGCGGCAACCCGGCCCGCGACCGCCGCCGCGGCCTGGCCGGACGCGGCTGGCGCGACCGCCTGTGCGCCGCGCTGGAAGCGCAGCGCAATGCCGAAGGGGTCATTCCGCTGACCATCGAGGCGGCCTACGGCCACGCATGGCGCGCCGCGGCGCGCCACAGCGCGCCGGGCGAAACCCGGTTGTCGGTCAGTGCAATAGGCGGACGCCGCGCGGGCGGCTGA